One Candidatus Zixiibacteriota bacterium genomic window, CCGATCGCCTCCCCCACGCCGATATTAATGGTAATTTTGGTGAGACGGGGTACTTCCATGACTGATGAATATTTATTCTGCTTCATCAGTTTGGGAACCACTTCTTTTTGATAAAATTCTTTCAATCTGGCCATATCCGGGTACCTATCTAAATAGCTTCGCCGCACTTCCGGCAGAGGCGGATCTTTGATTTTTTGCCTTCCGTCTCCTCGATGACTTTATAACTCACTTTGGTCGGAGCGGAGCAGGATTTGCAGAAGAGAGCCACTTTCGCCCGATGTATGGGAGCTTCCTTCTTGACAATGCCGCCTTTCGGGTTGCGGCGTGTGGGGCGGGAATGCCGCCCAATGATGTTAACCCCTTCGACAATGAGGCGATTCTTGATCGGGAAGACATGGAGAACCTTACCTGTGCGCGGTTTGTCCGGCGTTCCCCGGTCCTTGCCTCTTCTGATTACGACTATGTCACCCTTCTTGATATTCATCAGTACTACCTCTATAATACTTCCGGAGCGAGAGAGATGATTTTCATGAACTGTCTTTCTCTCAACTCACGCGCCACCGGCCCGAAAATACGGGTTCCGCGCGGTTCCTTCTGATCGTTAATAATGACAGCGGCATTATCGGAAAAGCGAATAACGGAACCATCGCGCCGCCGGGTTTCGGCCGTAGTCCTGACAACCACGGCTTTGCAGATTTCCGATTTCTTGACCGTGCCGCCCGGGATAGCATCCTTGACCGTCACAACGATAATATCGCCCAAGCGGGCATATCGTCTCTTGGTTCCGCCCAAGATTCGGAAGCACATGACCTTCCTGGCTCCGGAGTTATCGGCGACAATTAAATTGGTATATTCCTGTATCATCTTTTGACTCCCGAACTATAGCGACGGCGGGTTGCTACTTGGCCTTCTCCACGATTTCTACCAGCCGCCAGCGTTTTGTGGCCGAAAGCGGTCTGGTTTCCATTATCCGCACCAGATCTCCCGCATGGGCTTGATTGGCCTCATCGTGAGCGTAGAACTTGGTGAAGGTCTTGATGACCTTGCCATAGAGAGGGTGTTTCATGGTCCGCTCGGTTCTGACGACGATGGTCTTATCCATCTTATCAGAAATAACCTTTCCGACCCTTATTTTTCGCATATTTCTATTCATATTCAACCTATGTTTTACTCACCTTTATCCACGTTTGTATCCGGCGCCTTCTGGCTGTGTTTATCGAGAATTGATATCGGCGCATCGACGATTTTTCGCAAATTCAGTCTGTCCTCCGACAGGATTGTTTCTATTTTTGCAATGTCCCGTCGGATGGTGCGAAGCTTCAGCGGATTATCAAGCTCTTTCAGCGTTTTCCGCATGTTGAGGTTGAAGATTTCCTCCGTCAACTCCCTCTTCTTCAACAGGAGTTCGTCCCGGGTCATGTCTCTAAGAGCAACCATCTTCATATCATACACCTATCGTTTCGGAACGGGTAACAAACCTGGTTTTCATCGGGAGCTTGTTGCTGGCCAGTCGGAGCGCCTCTTTGGCCATGATTTCAGTGACTCCCTCTATTTCAAAAAGGATACGTCCCGGCTTGACAACGGCCACCCAGAATTCGGGGGCGCCTTTGCCTTTTCCCATCCTCGTTTCGGCCGGCTTCTTGGTGACCGGCTTGTCGGGGAAGACACGTATCCAGACTTTTCCGCCTCTCTTGATATATCTGGTGAGAGCAATACGAGCAGCTTCAATCTGACGATCGGTGACCCAGGCCGGTTCAATTGCCTTGAGACCGTATTCGCCGAATGATATGGAACTGCCGCGGAAAGCTTTTCCGGTCATTCTGCCTCTCTGCTGCTTACGAAACTTGGTTTTCTTTGGCATTAACATAATATCATCTCCAACTCACGGCCTGGTTATCAGGTTTTACTTTCCGGTGGTTTGGCAGGTCCCTTATTATCCGTTTCCGGCCGTCCTTTGGGTTGAGCGGGCGGGACATGTCCCTGCTCGGGACGTCTATGGCCGCCTCTTGAATCGGCGCGGTCTCCCGAAGGTCTCGGTCCACCACCGCCGGATTGCGGGCCGCGATCACGCGAGGTATCGGCCTGACCGCCTTTGGAATCGGAGCGATCTCCCGATGGCCTTGGGCCACCACCGCCGAATTGCGGGCCGCGATCACGCGAGGTATCGGCCTGACCGCCTTTGGAATCGGAGCGATCTCCCGATGGCCTTGGGCCACCACCGCCGGATTGCGGGCCGCGACCCCGCGAGGTATCAACCTGACCACCTTTGGAATCGGAGCGATCTCCCGATGGCCTTTGGCCACCACCTCCGGATTGCCGGCCGCGATCGCGCGAAGCATCGGCTTGACCACCTCTGGAATCGGAGCGATCTCCCGATGGCCTTGGGCCACCACCTCCGGATTGCCGGCTGCGATCGCGCGAAGCATCGGCCTGGGCGCCATCAGAAGGCCGATCCGGGCGATGAACCCGGCCACGCGGCCGTCTCCGCCGCTGATTATCATCTCCCCGCGGTCTTTCTCTTCTCCGGTCAACATCCAGTTCCGGTCTATCCGCGAGCGATTTATCAATTTCCTCTTTGACCACCATCTCGCCGGCACCCATCACCATCCCGCGACATATCCAGACTTTCACGCCGATTGTACCATAAGTGGTATGCGCGGTGGAAGTGGCGTAATCGATATCGGCGCGCAGTGTATGCAGGGGAACACGCCCTTCCATGTATTTTTCTGTGCGAGCGATTTCGGCTCCGGCCAGACGGCCACCGCAGACAATCTTTATTCCCTCAGCGCCCATCTTCATCGAAGCACTGATGGCCTTCTTCATGGCCCTGCGATAGGAAATGCGGCCTTCCAACTGATGCGCGATGGAGTCGCCCACCAGTTGGGCGGACAATTCCGGTTTCTTAACTTCGATAATATTGAGCGAAATATCTTTTTGGGTCAAAAGCTGCAACTCTTCACGAAGCTTATCCACTTCAGCCCCTTTGCGTCCGATAACAATTCCCGGGCGCGAGGTGTGGATATCGACGGTGACCTTCTTGGGAGCACGTAGGATTTCGACTTTGGCCAATCCGGCATTTTCCAGTCGGGCGACAATATATTTCTTGATCATCATGTCTTCATAGATAAGCCCGGCAAAATTTTTATCCGAGAACCATTTACTGTTCCAGGATTTGATAACTCCCAAACGAAAACCAATTGGGTGTGTTTTCTGTCCCAAGATTATCTCCTTTACGCCTCGTTCTTATTCTCTTCCGATTTTATATCATCCGCTTCGGCGGCCGTATCAGATGATTCCGCGGCCGTATCGGCGGTTTTTTCTTTATCTTCAGATTCTTCCCGCTTGACGGATTCCCTGGTTGCTTTGGCATCGGGAGCCGCTTTTTCCGCTTTGGCTTTTTTCCGCTTGGCTGCCGATCCTTTGGCCTCCGGTTCCGGTTCACCCTCGACCTGCACCATTACGTGACAATATCTCTTGCGAAGCCGGAAAACCCTTCCCATCGATTGAAAGCGGACTCTCTTGGCGGTGGGAGCCTCATCAACCGTTACCCGGGTGATCGCAAGATCCTCGGCTTTGAGCTTCGCAGTCCCCACTCCCGATATGGCATTGGCCGCGGCCGCCTTGACGGTTTTGGCCAGATGGTGAGCCGCCAATTTGGGAGTGAAATTGAGAATATTCAATGCTTCCTGAACCGGTTTTCCCTTAATCAAGTCGGCGACCCGACGCATTTTCCGGGGAGACATTCTTAAATATCTGACTCGCGCATGTGCCTGCATCTTGTTTATCTCCCTATTCCTTCACCGCCGTGGACCGCTCGGCCAGTTTCCCGCCGTGTCCACGAAAAGTACGGGTGGGGGCGAATTCACCCAGTTTGTGTCCGACCATATTCTCGGTGATATAGATGGGAATGAATTTATTCCCATTATGCACTGCCAGAGTGTGACCCACAAAATCGGGTGAAATGGTAGAGCGCCGCGCCCAGGTCTTGACGACCTTCTTCTCACCTGTTTCATTGAGAGCCAGCAACTTTTTCAACAGTTTCTCGTCGATATATGGGCCTTTTTTCAATGACCGTGCCATTAATTCCTCCGCGACTATTTCTTCTTTCCGCGTGGTTCAACAATATATTTGTTCGATTTCCGTTTACTTCTCGTTTTCAAGCCCTTGCTTTTTTGTCCCCATGGTGAACAGGGGTGCCGACCGCCGGAGCTTTTGCCTTCACCGCCGCCCATCGGATGGTCGACGGGGTTCATGGCCACGCCGCGGACTTTCGGCCGCCAGCCGCGCCAGCGGGATGCACCGGCTTTGCCCCAGGAAAGGTTCTTGTGGTCGGGATTGCCGACCTGGCCGATAGTACCATAACAGGTCTGCTTCACCAGCCGCACTTCTCCCGAAGGCATCTTCAGGTGGGCATGATCGCCCTCTTTGGCCACCAGCTGGACATAGGTTCCGGCACCGCGGGCGATTTGCCCTCCCTTGCCGGGGACCACTTCCACATTATGCAGAAAAGTGCCCAGGGGAACCAGACCGACCGGCATAGCGTTGCCGGTTCTTATTTCAGATTTCTCGCCGGAAGTAATAATTGTATTGACCTGGAGACCGTCGGGCGCCAGGATATACCGCTTTTCCCCGTCGGCATAGTGCAACAGAGCGATACGGGCCGAGCGGTTAGGATCGTATTCGATGGAGGCAACGCGCGCGGGGATGTCAAATTTATTGCGCTTGAAATCGATGATTCGAATAAAGCGCTTATGACCGCCGCCGCGATGGCGAGCCGTGACACGGCCCTTGTTGTTCCGCCCGCCCTTTTTTCGAAGAGCGACCAGGAGCGCCTTTTCGGGACGGGTGGAAGTAATTTCCTCGAAACTCGCGACCGTTCTGAATCTCTGCGAGGGGGTAATCGGTTTATATTTCTTTATAGCCATAACAGTGTCCTGTAATCCGCCTTAGAGATTCTCAAAGGCTGCAATCTGTTGATCCTTTTTTAGTTTCACTATGGCCTTTTTCCAGGCAGTGGACCGGCCTTCATAACGACCCATTCGCTTCGGTTTAGCGGGAACCACCATGGTCCGAACGGTATCCACTTTGACCCCGAAAACCTTTTCGATGGCGGACTTTATTTCTCTCTTATTGGCGGAACGATCGACTTTGAAAACATAAATGTTGCCCAACTCTTTCAGTCGAGTAGTCTTTTCCGTCATCAGGTGCAACTGCAAAATGCGACGAGGCTCTTTCATGAGGTGAACACCTCCTCAATTTTCTGCAAACCGGCCTTGCTCACCAGCAGAACATCGGCATTGACGATATCATAAGTATTCGCCAACGGAGCCCTCGAGTAGTGGACATTCTCCAGATTGCGAACCGACAACACCAGATTGCGATTTTCCCCTTCGTCCAATATGAGGCAACGTTTTTTGTCGAGACCAAGCTTATCGAGGATAGCGGTCAGACGCCGGGTTTTGATTTCGGGCAATTCGAGTGTATCGATCACGCGGATACCTTCATTCTGAGCCTTATCCGAAAAAGCCGAAAGCATGGCGACTCGTTTCATCTTTTTGGGAAAACTGCTGTAATAGGAGCGGGGCTGCGGTCCAAAGATGATACCGCCGCCTCTCCAGAGAGGAGACCGGATTGAGCCGGCGCGGGCCCGGCCGGTGCCTTTTTGCCGCCATGGCTTGGCACCACCGCCGGAAACATCGGAACGCCCCTTGGTGCTGGAAGTACCCTGCCGGCGATTGGCCAGATAATTGACCACATATTGGTGCACCACCTGCTGGTTCGGCTTATAGCCAAAAACCCTTTCGCTCAACGAAACGCTGCCGACTTCCGCACCTTCTTGATTATAGACTTTTATTTCCATTTCATCCTGCCATTCTACCGGACTCGGTTGGTCTTTCTGATTTTAAGCAGGGTTCCCTTCTTCCCCGGCACGGCTCCCCGCACCAGCAAAAGATTCCGTTCGGCGATGACCTGCGCAACCTCAAGATTGAGAACGGTCACTTTGTCCTTTCCCATCTTGCCGGCCATTTTCTGACCCCGAAAAACCCTGGATGGGTATGAAGAGGAGCCGATCGAACCGGGGGCTCTCTGACGATCGGACTGGCCATGGGTGATATTGGCGCCGCTGAAATTGTGACGCCGCATCACACCCTGGAAACCCAGACCTTTGGAGATACCGGTAATATCAATCTTCTCGCCCTTCTTGAATATATCAACTTTTATTTCACCGCTGATTTCAATCTCGCCCTCATAACTGATTTCCCTCAGATAACGGCGCGGTTGAACATTGGCCTTCTTATAATGACCCAGCTCGGGCTTATTGAACAGGTTCTCACGCTGTATTCCGCAAGCGACCTGAACCGCCCGATAGCCTTCTTTTTTGGTAGTCCGCTTGGCGATCACCACACAGGGACCGGCTTCGATGACCGAGACCGGAATTGCTTCCCCATCGGTACCGAAGATGCGGGTCATACCCAATTTTATGCCGATTATTTCCTTCATTAGTTCATACCATCATCAGGTCTTGATTTCCACATCAACACCGGCCGGCAGATCCAGCTTCATAAGCGCATCAACCGTCTGCGGCGTTGACTCATATATATCTATCAGCCGTTTATGAATTCTCGTTTCAAACTGCTCGCGGCTCTTTTTGTCCACGTGCGGCGAACGGAGAACGGTGTAAACGGTTCGCTTGGTTGGAAGCGGTATCGGCCCGGCAATTCGGGCTCCTGTCCGCAGTACGGTCCGGGCTATTTCCTTGGTCGATTTATCAAGAGAATAGTGGTCGTATGCTTTCAGCTTGA contains:
- the rplD gene encoding 50S ribosomal protein L4, translating into MEIKVYNQEGAEVGSVSLSERVFGYKPNQQVVHQYVVNYLANRRQGTSSTKGRSDVSGGGAKPWRQKGTGRARAGSIRSPLWRGGGIIFGPQPRSYYSSFPKKMKRVAMLSAFSDKAQNEGIRVIDTLELPEIKTRRLTAILDKLGLDKKRCLILDEGENRNLVLSVRNLENVHYSRAPLANTYDIVNADVLLVSKAGLQKIEEVFTS
- the rpsC gene encoding 30S ribosomal protein S3, producing MGQKTHPIGFRLGVIKSWNSKWFSDKNFAGLIYEDMMIKKYIVARLENAGLAKVEILRAPKKVTVDIHTSRPGIVIGRKGAEVDKLREELQLLTQKDISLNIIEVKKPELSAQLVGDSIAHQLEGRISYRRAMKKAISASMKMGAEGIKIVCGGRLAGAEIARTEKYMEGRVPLHTLRADIDYATSTAHTTYGTIGVKVWICRGMVMGAGEMVVKEEIDKSLADRPELDVDRRRERPRGDDNQRRRRPRGRVHRPDRPSDGAQADASRDRSRQSGGGGPRPSGDRSDSRGGQADASRDRGRQSGGGGQRPSGDRSDSKGGQVDTSRGRGPQSGGGGPRPSGDRSDSKGGQADTSRDRGPQFGGGGPRPSGDRSDSKGGQADTSRDRGPQSGGGGPRPSGDRADSRGGHRRPEQGHVPPAQPKGRPETDNKGPAKPPESKT
- the rpsS gene encoding 30S ribosomal protein S19 is translated as MARSLKKGPYIDEKLLKKLLALNETGEKKVVKTWARRSTISPDFVGHTLAVHNGNKFIPIYITENMVGHKLGEFAPTRTFRGHGGKLAERSTAVKE
- the rplN gene encoding 50S ribosomal protein L14 encodes the protein MIQEYTNLIVADNSGARKVMCFRILGGTKRRYARLGDIIVVTVKDAIPGGTVKKSEICKAVVVRTTAETRRRDGSVIRFSDNAAVIINDQKEPRGTRIFGPVARELRERQFMKIISLAPEVL
- the rpsQ gene encoding 30S ribosomal protein S17 is translated as MNRNMRKIRVGKVISDKMDKTIVVRTERTMKHPLYGKVIKTFTKFYAHDEANQAHAGDLVRIMETRPLSATKRWRLVEIVEKAK
- the rpsJ gene encoding 30S ribosomal protein S10; translation: MDGQKIRIKLKAYDHYSLDKSTKEIARTVLRTGARIAGPIPLPTKRTVYTVLRSPHVDKKSREQFETRIHKRLIDIYESTPQTVDALMKLDLPAGVDVEIKT
- the rplX gene encoding 50S ribosomal protein L24 encodes the protein MNIKKGDIVVIRRGKDRGTPDKPRTGKVLHVFPIKNRLIVEGVNIIGRHSRPTRRNPKGGIVKKEAPIHRAKVALFCKSCSAPTKVSYKVIEETEGKKSKIRLCRKCGEAI
- the rplW gene encoding 50S ribosomal protein L23, which produces MKEPRRILQLHLMTEKTTRLKELGNIYVFKVDRSANKREIKSAIEKVFGVKVDTVRTMVVPAKPKRMGRYEGRSTAWKKAIVKLKKDQQIAAFENL
- the rplV gene encoding 50S ribosomal protein L22, which codes for MQAHARVRYLRMSPRKMRRVADLIKGKPVQEALNILNFTPKLAAHHLAKTVKAAAANAISGVGTAKLKAEDLAITRVTVDEAPTAKRVRFQSMGRVFRLRKRYCHVMVQVEGEPEPEAKGSAAKRKKAKAEKAAPDAKATRESVKREESEDKEKTADTAAESSDTAAEADDIKSEENKNEA
- the rpmC gene encoding 50S ribosomal protein L29, with protein sequence MKMVALRDMTRDELLLKKRELTEEIFNLNMRKTLKELDNPLKLRTIRRDIAKIETILSEDRLNLRKIVDAPISILDKHSQKAPDTNVDKGE
- the rplC gene encoding 50S ribosomal protein L3, which encodes MKEIIGIKLGMTRIFGTDGEAIPVSVIEAGPCVVIAKRTTKKEGYRAVQVACGIQRENLFNKPELGHYKKANVQPRRYLREISYEGEIEISGEIKVDIFKKGEKIDITGISKGLGFQGVMRRHNFSGANITHGQSDRQRAPGSIGSSSYPSRVFRGQKMAGKMGKDKVTVLNLEVAQVIAERNLLLVRGAVPGKKGTLLKIRKTNRVR
- the rplP gene encoding 50S ribosomal protein L16, with product MLMPKKTKFRKQQRGRMTGKAFRGSSISFGEYGLKAIEPAWVTDRQIEAARIALTRYIKRGGKVWIRVFPDKPVTKKPAETRMGKGKGAPEFWVAVVKPGRILFEIEGVTEIMAKEALRLASNKLPMKTRFVTRSETIGV
- the rplB gene encoding 50S ribosomal protein L2, producing the protein MAIKKYKPITPSQRFRTVASFEEITSTRPEKALLVALRKKGGRNNKGRVTARHRGGGHKRFIRIIDFKRNKFDIPARVASIEYDPNRSARIALLHYADGEKRYILAPDGLQVNTIITSGEKSEIRTGNAMPVGLVPLGTFLHNVEVVPGKGGQIARGAGTYVQLVAKEGDHAHLKMPSGEVRLVKQTCYGTIGQVGNPDHKNLSWGKAGASRWRGWRPKVRGVAMNPVDHPMGGGEGKSSGGRHPCSPWGQKSKGLKTRSKRKSNKYIVEPRGKKK